GGTAATAGATCTGGTGAAAGTGGAAACTCATCGGAGGGTGTTTTAAGTGGATCCTCAAGGTAAACTAAACATAATAGATCAGAGAATGCCATGAACCTGTTGGTAGATCTTAATGATTTTGACCTGCTAAATCAGCATGGTGAAATGTCTTGAACCTTCTTGCCTGTTTCCTTGTTTGTAGTTATAGTTATGCCAGTGGAAGTGCCTGCGCGTCCTCATCTGCTACTGCTGATGGTCCGATGCTCTGGATGAAATGTGCCCTGGCAGCCTTCAGGAAGAGGGTGGCATGGCTTCTTCCCCGTCACTCGCCAGATGTTCACTCTTACATGTCTGACATTCACGCCGACAGCGACAAGCGTAGTGCCTGCCCTCGCTCCCGATCTGGAACCAGGACAGAGCCACGTCGTGGAATTCCATCCGTTCACGTAGAGGATTTCGGCCTGTTGCCAGATGTTCACTCTTACATGTCTGACATTCACGCCGACAGCGACAAGCGTAGTGCCTGCCCTCGCTCCCGATCTGGAACCAGGACAGAGCCACGTCGTGGAATTCCATCCGTTCACGTAGAGGATTTCAGCCTGTTGCCAGATGTTCACTCTTACATGTCTGACATTCACGCCGACAGCGACAAGCGTAGTGCCTGCCCTCGCTCCCGATCTGGAACCAGGACAGAGCCACGTCGTGGAATTCCATCCGTTCACGTAGAGGATTTCGGCCTGTTGCCAGATGTTCGCTCTTACATGTCTGACATTCACGCCGACAGCGACAAGCGTAGTGCCTGCCCTCGCTCCCGATCTGGAACCAGGACAGAGCCACGTCGTGGAATTGAATCCGTTCACCTAGAGGATTTCGGCCTGTTGCTAGACAGACTGTTTTCCAATGAGGCCATTGATCGAGTTGTCCAAGAACTTGTTGGTCAGGTGCAGGTTGCGACGCAAGACGGTGGTCCATCTGGTGTCCCAGCAACAGTGACAGTTCCTGAGGCGGTGTACGCTAACACCGAGCAGGCAATCAAGAACCTGCTCCGCCCGTATGTCACCCCGCTTGTGGTTTGCAATTCTCCAGGTACAACTGTCCCTAACATTGCAAGATTCACAGAACTGCTCCTAGCAGAATTGGAAAACTGTCATTCTGCTGCTGTGCTTGGAGCTGAAGACGATGTTAGAGCCTCAACGTCGCACAGCgtggaccaaagctgtcagtccaGGACCGCCAGCTTGAAGACAGACACGGAGACCCAGGAGTCTTCAAGCCAGAACGGACGCCAGCGCATGTTTGGTCTGTTCAGCCAGCTGATGGTCCATCAGGTCATGGACAAGATGCATGAGGATTCAGCAGCGCAACAAGAGCAGGAGAGCGTAAGAGGGTCTTCCACCGCTGCATCCTTGCTTCTCGGTGACACTAAGGACTTCGGCTGCTTTGTCACTGTACTGCTGCTGAGGCTCCTGGCCAGAATGAGTGATGGATGCCCCTGCTGCGGCGCCAAGAGGCTGGACCAGGACCTGCTACAAAAGCTCATTGAGGACCTTCTGTTTGAGTTCACCAGTGACCCATGGTGCCCAAGCTTCGATGGTGACCTCAGCAACCAAACGATTCCGTCCATCTATAGGGCCATGGACGCAGTTTGGCTCAGACTGCTGAAGCAGTTTGGCTCAGACGCCATCCTGTGGAGGGCCGTCGATACACAGGATAACTCATTTGACGCAACCTTATTGGCGGAATTACGAAAGGAACTGTTGACCCAGCGTAACGTAGAAGATCCTGCTGAACCGTCCACCCAAAGTGACTCGCCGTCCCTCAGCCCCGTGCCTGAACCGTCCACCCAAAGTGACTTGCCGTCCCTCAGCCCCGTGCCTGAGGTCACCTCTGGACAAACAGCTAGAAAAGCCAGAAGTAAACTCAAGGTATGAAAAATGAGCCAAGACAACACCACATATGACATTATTGGGTTTATATAGCTATGTATTTATTGTTTTAACATTATGAGCGTAAAAGGTAATGGACTTACATGCCTTTAAATGACAAGGTTTTCCCCTCTGGTCCTACGTAGATCTTTAAGATACGCAGCAGTGCAAAGATTGCACCAACTAAGGATGCTTCTGACAAGGGTAAGGGACCTTACGATTGTCATTACACGACTGTCTTGATTCCCCTTTGTTTTTGATTTTGAATTCTTATTCTCATTTCTTCGTCTCCCAAAGGGCTGGAGTCAGAGGCAACCGTCACTCGTGCCCTATCGGATGAGGGTATTGCTGCCGCACCTTCTGGTGACAGGAAGGAGCCGCGCAGACGGCCCTGGTACAAGAAGATCTTCCTCAGGCTCAGCTGTTTTGGAGGCCCAGCTGAGATCTGACCTGTCCAGCCCACCACCTATACCCTTACACCCCATCCTAACCCAAGCCTTCACCCCTACCCAACTCCCCAACTTGTTTACCATATCCACCcatcctaccacacacacacacacacacacacacacacacacacacacacacacacacacacacacacacacacacacacaccacctatgcCAGCCACATCACAAGGCTGCCCatcaccaggggcggagctacaggggtggctaggggggcatttgacccccctgaaatctgattggctaccccaggtgctcccccagaaaatggacaggaGCCCCGCCCACTCGCGTTACACGAGGCACATAGATCGCCTGCAAATCGCTATCGCGAGTGAAGaaacagagccatacagagaacagagttatgcgattggaggaccaggaattaaattgcagccccgcctttcagcgagataaggttgttcctaaagcggctgtcttcccatagactcaacatagaaccaccacattaacagccaaaaataaggactaacaaactacactgcggggtaatcaccataaatatgtaaactatcaactgtctcggtggtgataatcacaacagttttaccacctgtgatgtttatctgaagttattactacgaacagcaaatcttgtcatattc
This is a stretch of genomic DNA from Engraulis encrasicolus isolate BLACKSEA-1 chromosome 19, IST_EnEncr_1.0, whole genome shotgun sequence. It encodes these proteins:
- the LOC134435318 gene encoding uncharacterized protein LOC134435318 — protein: MKKGSKDPSQNPPGPASGLDLAGSPGSSLPFPVEEYILNLSEEEWKAFSNMLETPMTRSQFVELSKTVLKVFSLGSFRLVLPTLIHRGFDELKSDSDTSSRSGESGNSSEGVLSGSSSYSYASGSACASSSATADGPMLWMKCALAAFRKRVAWLLPRHSPDVHSYMSDIHADSDKRSACPRSRSGTRTEPRRGIPSVHVEDFGLLPDVHSYMSDIHADSDKRSACPRSRSGTRTEPRRGIPSVHVEDFSLLPDVHSYMSDIHADSDKRSACPRSRSGTRTEPRRGIPSVHVEDFGLLPDVRSYMSDIHADSDKRSACPRSRSGTRTEPRRGIESVHLEDFGLLLDRLFSNEAIDRVVQELVGQVQVATQDGGPSGVPATVTVPEAVYANTEQAIKNLLRPYVTPLVVCNSPGTTVPNIARFTELLLAELENCHSAAVLGAEDDVRASTSHSVDQSCQSRTASLKTDTETQESSSQNGRQRMFGLFSQLMVHQVMDKMHEDSAAQQEQESVRGSSTAASLLLGDTKDFGCFVTVLLLRLLARMSDGCPCCGAKRLDQDLLQKLIEDLLFEFTSDPWCPSFDGDLSNQTIPSIYRAMDAVWLRLLKQFGSDAILWRAVDTQDNSFDATLLAELRKELLTQRNVEDPAEPSTQSDSPSLSPVPEPSTQSDLPSLSPVPEVTSGQTARKARSKLKIFKIRSSAKIAPTKDASDKGLESEATVTRALSDEGIAAAPSGDRKEPRRRPWYKKIFLRLSCFGGPAEI